From a region of the Cyclopterus lumpus isolate fCycLum1 chromosome 5, fCycLum1.pri, whole genome shotgun sequence genome:
- the pmepa1 gene encoding protein TMEPAI, which yields MLNLMGVLNSTSANVSCTCNCKRITSLQSMEITQLEFVQILVIVVVMMVMVVVITCLLNHYRLSARSLLSRHAPARRRHLPLANEGSLWSSVATATNSGLNEHQVYNPRPPDRGAAHSSYLQREPQHVQSESQSQSQSQSQSQSQSQSLPPLQSQRFQHTYAPSRFQPTYPYLPQSLIDLPPTICLSDGEEPPPYQGPCTLQLRDPEQQMELNRESVRAPPNRTVFDSHPIHPSSSCLQASLQAPPPSVHSGVSVLEAQEALSRHQKQGPRAEGAPPTYSEVIGHYYHPASLSPAHRTVSAPPPSSSSLIHGLLRPPPQQRGSVDNRNARNAKEKSQKPQRV from the exons ATGTTGAACTTGATGGGTGTTTTAAACTCCACCTCCGCCAATGTCTCCTGTACTTGTAACTGCAAGCGCATCACGTCCCTCCAGAGCATGGAAATCA CCCAGCTGGAGTTCGTCCAGATCCTGGTGAtcgtggtggtgatgatggtgatggtggtggtcaTCACCTGTCTGCTGAACCACTACCGCCTATCGGCACGCTCCCTCCTCTCCAGACACGCCCCCGCCCGCAGGAGACACCTGCCATTGGCCAAC gaggGGAGTCTGTGGTCGTCCGTTGCCACGGCGACGAACAGCGGTCTAAACGAG CACCAGGTGTACAACCCACGGCCTCCGGACCGCGGCGCCGCCCACTCGTCCTACCTGCAGCGGGAGCCCCAGCACGTCCAGTCcgagtcccagtcccagtcccagtcccagtcccagtcccagtcccagtcccagtccctgCCTCCGCTCCAGTCCCAGCGCTTCCAGCACACGTACGCGCCGAGTCGCTTCCAGCCGACGTACCCCTACCTGCCCCAGAGCCTCATCGACCTCCCCCCCACCATCTGCCTCTCGGACGGGGAGGAGCCCCCCCCCTACCAGGGGCCCTGCACCCTGCAGCTCCGCGACCCCGAGCAGCAGATGGAGCTGAACCGCGAGTCGGTCAGAGCGCCGCCCAACCGGACCGTGTTCGACTCGCACCCCATCCACCCGTCCAGCTCCTGTCTGCAGGCCAG tcTGCAGGCCCCGCCTCCGAGCGTCCATTCGGGCGTCAGCGTGCTCGAAGCCCAGGAGGCCCTGTCCCGGCACCAGAAGCAGGGCCCTCGAGCAGAGGGCGCCCCCCCGACCTACAGCGAGGTGATCGGCCACTACTACCACCCGGCGTCCCTGAGCCCCGCCCACCGGACCGTCTCGGCCCCGCCCCCGTCCTCGTCCTCGCTCATCCACGGCCTGCTCCGACCGCCGCCCCAGCAGCGGGGGAGCGTGGACAACAGGAACGCCAGGAACGCGAAGGAGAAATCCCAGAAGCCCCAGCGGGTGTGA